One Phenylobacterium hankyongense DNA segment encodes these proteins:
- the lexA gene encoding transcriptional repressor LexA has product MLTRKQHELLMFIHERIKETGVSPSFDEMKEALDLASKSGIHRLITALEERGFLRRLPHRARALEVVKLPQQATTSSPPKGRAPFKPQLVEAGGAAPQAANDTRELPVLGRIAAGTPIEAIQQERDRLSVPETMLGAGEHFVLEVQGDSMINAGILDGDYVVIRRTDAANSGDIVVALVMGEEATLKRLRRKGASIALEAANPAYETRIFGPDQVAVQGRLVGLIRRYH; this is encoded by the coding sequence ATGCTCACCCGTAAGCAGCACGAGTTGCTCATGTTCATCCATGAGCGGATCAAGGAAACCGGCGTCTCGCCGTCCTTCGACGAGATGAAGGAGGCGCTGGACCTGGCGTCGAAGTCCGGCATCCACCGGCTGATCACCGCCCTCGAGGAGCGCGGCTTCCTGCGCCGCCTGCCCCACCGGGCCCGGGCGCTGGAGGTGGTGAAGCTGCCGCAGCAGGCGACCACGTCCTCGCCGCCGAAGGGCCGCGCGCCCTTCAAGCCGCAACTGGTCGAGGCCGGCGGCGCCGCGCCCCAGGCCGCCAACGACACCCGCGAGCTGCCGGTGCTCGGCCGCATCGCCGCCGGCACGCCGATCGAGGCGATCCAGCAGGAGCGCGACCGGCTCTCGGTGCCGGAGACCATGCTGGGCGCCGGCGAGCACTTCGTGCTCGAGGTGCAGGGCGATTCGATGATCAACGCCGGCATCCTCGACGGCGACTACGTGGTGATCCGGCGGACCGACGCCGCCAACTCGGGCGACATCGTGGTGGCCCTGGTCATGGGCGAGGAAGCCACCCTCAAGCGCCTGCGTCGCAAGGGCGCCTCGATCGCCCTGGAGGCCGCCAACCCGGCCTACGAGACCCGCATCTTCGGGCCCGACCAGGTGGCGGTGCAGGGCCGGCTGGTGGGACTGATCCGCCGCTATCACTAA